The Streptomyces seoulensis genome contains a region encoding:
- a CDS encoding siderophore-interacting protein gives MTTAVAAPFRFFALSVTRTRRLGPSLLRVTFTGPALSEFHSEGRDQSLSLFLPQPGQSEPVVPLELGDDWWHGWRELPDDVRAVMRSYTLRALRRDPDEIDIDFALHGTEPGAPVPAGPASRWAAGAVAGDRVLLLGPALADNRAIRFRPPEDTDLIVLWGDETAVPAATAVLESLPASARVHAWLEVPHAGDIQDVRTAADARITWLVRHEGAPSAVDAMRAAGLPTHTSPYVWLAGEAGQVRELRRHFVGERGTDRRRVTFVGYWRRGLTEEQLRASAA, from the coding sequence ATGACGACGGCCGTAGCCGCCCCGTTCCGTTTCTTCGCCCTTTCGGTGACCCGGACGAGGCGGCTCGGTCCGTCTCTGCTCCGCGTCACCTTCACCGGTCCCGCTCTGAGCGAGTTCCACTCCGAGGGCCGCGACCAGTCCCTCTCGCTGTTCCTGCCGCAGCCGGGCCAGAGCGAACCCGTGGTCCCGCTGGAACTGGGCGACGACTGGTGGCACGGCTGGCGTGAACTCCCGGACGACGTGCGGGCGGTGATGCGCTCGTACACCCTGCGGGCGCTGCGGCGCGACCCGGACGAGATCGACATCGACTTCGCGCTGCACGGCACCGAGCCCGGCGCCCCGGTCCCGGCCGGGCCCGCCTCCCGCTGGGCGGCCGGGGCCGTGGCGGGCGACCGGGTGCTGCTGCTCGGTCCGGCCCTCGCCGACAACCGCGCCATCCGCTTCCGGCCGCCGGAGGACACCGACCTGATCGTGCTGTGGGGCGACGAGACGGCCGTACCGGCCGCGACCGCCGTCCTGGAGTCGCTGCCGGCGTCCGCCCGCGTGCACGCCTGGCTGGAGGTGCCGCACGCCGGGGACATCCAGGACGTGCGGACCGCGGCGGACGCCCGGATCACCTGGCTGGTGCGGCACGAGGGCGCCCCCTCGGCCGTGGACGCGATGCGCGCGGCCGGACTGCCCACGCACACGAGCCCGTACGTCTGGCTCGCGGGCGAGGCCGGCCAGGTACGGGAGCTGCGGCGGCACTTCGTCGGCGAGCGCGGCACCGACCGGCGGCGCGTCACCTTCGTCGGCTACTGGCGGCGGGGGCTGACGGAAGAACAGCTACGCGCGAGCGCCGCGTAG
- a CDS encoding hydroxymethylglutaryl-CoA lyase has protein sequence MSALPMVVPEPGLPARVRIHEVGARDGLQNEKTAVPTKVKAEFIRRLREAGLTTIEATSFVHPKWVPQLADAEELFPQLSDVDAELPVLVPNQRGLDRALALGARRIAVFASATESFAKANLNRTVDESLAVFEPVVRQAKDAGAHVRGYVSMCFGDPWESEVPLPQVVRVCAALRDMGCDELSLGDTIGVATPGQVRALLTLLNEAGLQTAGLGVHFHDTYGQALANTYAALQHGVTTVDASAGGLGGCPYAKSATGNLATEDLVWMLRGLGIETGVDLEALTATSVWMAGHLGRPSPSRTVRALGNTTQPDKDQ, from the coding sequence ATGAGCGCGCTGCCCATGGTCGTCCCCGAGCCCGGCCTGCCCGCGCGGGTCCGTATCCACGAGGTGGGCGCGCGGGACGGGCTGCAGAACGAGAAGACGGCCGTACCGACCAAGGTGAAGGCGGAGTTCATCCGCCGGCTGCGCGAGGCGGGCCTGACCACCATCGAGGCGACCAGCTTCGTGCACCCCAAGTGGGTGCCCCAACTGGCGGACGCCGAGGAGCTTTTCCCGCAGCTTTCCGATGTGGACGCCGAACTCCCGGTGCTGGTGCCCAACCAGCGCGGCCTGGACCGGGCGCTGGCGCTCGGGGCCCGCCGCATCGCTGTGTTCGCCAGCGCGACGGAGTCCTTCGCCAAGGCCAACCTCAACCGCACGGTGGACGAGTCGCTGGCCGTGTTCGAGCCGGTGGTACGGCAGGCGAAGGACGCGGGCGCCCATGTGCGCGGCTATGTGTCGATGTGCTTCGGCGACCCCTGGGAGAGCGAGGTACCGCTCCCCCAGGTGGTCCGGGTGTGCGCGGCCCTGAGGGACATGGGCTGCGACGAACTGAGCCTCGGCGACACCATCGGCGTCGCCACCCCCGGCCAGGTCCGCGCCCTGCTCACCCTGCTGAACGAGGCGGGCCTGCAGACGGCCGGACTGGGCGTCCACTTCCACGACACGTACGGCCAGGCGCTCGCCAACACCTACGCGGCGCTCCAGCACGGCGTCACCACCGTCGACGCCTCCGCGGGCGGCCTCGGCGGCTGCCCGTACGCCAAGTCCGCCACCGGCAACCTCGCCACCGAGGACCTGGTCTGGATGCTGCGCGGCCTCGGCATCGAGACCGGGGTCGACCTCGAAGCGCTGACCGCCACCAGCGTCTGGATGGCGGGCCACCTGGGCCGCCCGAGCCCCTCCCGCACCGTCCGCGCCCTCGGTAACACGACACAGCCCGACAAGGACCAGTGA
- a CDS encoding ABC transporter substrate-binding protein yields the protein MSHTRATHLTRRGILAAGGALGLGAALAACGDDKGKSGSEGQAKPGKAGAWSFKDDRGQTVKLDSVPTKIVAFTGVAAALYDYGIEVKGVFGPTKTKDGKADVQAGDMDVSKLTVFGNVFNQFNVEQYAAFAPEVLITTTFDPKGVLWYVPLESAEKIAELAPSVAVSVYDRPLTGPLQRMWELAESLGADTKSAKVVDAKKRFEAAAARLRKAAKSRPEIKVMAGSAAQDAFYVSGTNLSADLEYFKSLGVKFVEPSEAAKKPTGGWFETLSWENVDKYPADIIIMDDRSSTIQPADITKATWKKLPAVKAGQVIPRSAEPILSYDKCAPLLENLAKAIETAKKVG from the coding sequence ATGTCCCACACCCGTGCCACCCACCTCACCCGTCGCGGCATCCTCGCCGCGGGCGGTGCCCTCGGTCTCGGCGCCGCGCTCGCCGCGTGCGGTGACGACAAGGGCAAGAGTGGCTCCGAGGGGCAGGCGAAGCCGGGCAAGGCCGGCGCGTGGAGCTTCAAGGACGACCGCGGCCAGACCGTGAAGCTGGACTCGGTGCCCACGAAGATCGTCGCGTTCACCGGTGTCGCCGCCGCCCTGTACGACTACGGCATCGAGGTCAAGGGCGTCTTCGGCCCGACGAAGACCAAGGACGGCAAGGCCGATGTGCAGGCCGGCGACATGGACGTCAGCAAGCTGACCGTCTTCGGCAACGTCTTCAACCAGTTCAACGTCGAGCAGTACGCGGCCTTCGCCCCCGAGGTCCTCATCACCACGACCTTCGACCCCAAGGGCGTGCTGTGGTACGTGCCGCTGGAGTCCGCCGAGAAGATAGCCGAGCTGGCCCCCAGCGTCGCCGTCTCCGTCTACGACCGCCCGCTCACCGGCCCGCTCCAGCGCATGTGGGAGCTGGCGGAGTCCCTCGGCGCCGACACGAAGTCGGCCAAGGTCGTGGACGCCAAGAAGCGCTTCGAGGCGGCCGCGGCCCGGCTGCGCAAGGCGGCCAAGTCCCGCCCCGAGATCAAGGTGATGGCCGGCTCGGCCGCGCAGGACGCGTTCTACGTCTCCGGCACCAACCTCTCCGCGGACCTGGAGTACTTCAAGTCCCTCGGCGTGAAGTTCGTCGAGCCCTCGGAGGCGGCCAAGAAGCCCACCGGCGGCTGGTTCGAGACCCTGAGCTGGGAGAACGTCGACAAGTACCCGGCCGACATCATCATCATGGACGACCGCTCCTCGACCATCCAGCCCGCCGACATCACCAAGGCCACCTGGAAGAAGCTGCCCGCCGTCAAGGCCGGCCAGGTCATCCCCCGCTCCGCCGAGCCGATCCTGTCCTACGACAAGTGCGCCCCGCTGCTGGAGAACCTCGCCAAGGCCATCGAGACGGCCAAGAAGGTCGGCTAG
- a CDS encoding acyl-CoA dehydrogenase family protein, with the protein MDHRLSSELEELRRTVEEFAHDVVAPKIGDFYERHEFPYEIVREMGRMGLFGLPFPEEYGGMGGDYLALGIALEELARVDSSVAITLEAGVSLGAMPIHLFGTEEQKAEWLPRLCAGEILGAFGLTEPDGGSDAGATRTTARLDPDTDEWVINGTKCFITNSGTDITGLVTVTAVTGRKPDGKPLISSIIVPSGTPGFTVAAPYSKVGWNASDTRELSFQDVRVPAANLLGEEGRGYAQFLRILDEGRIAIAALGTGLAQGCVDESVRYAKERQAFGRPIGANQAIQFKLADMEMKAHTARLAWRDAAARLVAGEPFKKEAAIAKLYSSTVAVDNAREATQIHGGYGFMNEYPVARMWRDSKILEIGEGTSEVQRMLIARELGLTG; encoded by the coding sequence ATGGACCACCGCCTCAGCTCCGAGCTGGAGGAACTCCGCCGCACGGTGGAGGAGTTCGCGCACGACGTCGTGGCGCCGAAGATCGGCGACTTCTACGAGCGGCACGAGTTCCCGTACGAGATCGTCCGCGAGATGGGCCGCATGGGCCTGTTCGGGCTGCCGTTCCCGGAGGAGTACGGCGGGATGGGCGGCGACTATCTGGCGCTGGGCATCGCGCTGGAGGAACTGGCCCGGGTCGACTCCTCGGTGGCCATCACCCTGGAGGCGGGCGTCTCGCTGGGGGCCATGCCGATCCACCTGTTCGGCACCGAGGAGCAGAAGGCCGAGTGGCTGCCCCGGCTGTGCGCGGGCGAGATCCTGGGCGCGTTCGGGCTGACCGAGCCGGACGGCGGATCGGACGCGGGCGCGACCCGTACGACGGCCCGCCTCGACCCGGACACCGACGAATGGGTCATCAACGGCACCAAGTGCTTCATCACCAACTCCGGGACCGACATCACCGGCCTGGTGACGGTCACGGCGGTCACCGGCCGCAAGCCGGACGGCAAGCCGCTGATCTCCTCGATCATCGTCCCCTCGGGCACCCCCGGCTTCACCGTCGCCGCCCCCTACTCCAAGGTCGGCTGGAACGCCTCGGACACCCGCGAGCTGTCCTTCCAGGACGTCCGTGTCCCCGCCGCCAACCTGTTGGGCGAGGAGGGCCGCGGCTACGCCCAGTTCCTGCGCATCCTCGACGAGGGCCGCATCGCCATCGCCGCGCTGGGCACCGGGCTCGCGCAGGGCTGTGTGGACGAGTCGGTGCGGTACGCCAAGGAGCGGCAGGCGTTCGGCCGGCCGATCGGCGCCAACCAGGCCATCCAGTTCAAGCTGGCCGACATGGAGATGAAGGCGCACACCGCCCGCCTCGCCTGGCGGGACGCGGCGGCCCGGCTGGTGGCGGGCGAGCCGTTCAAGAAGGAGGCGGCCATCGCCAAGCTGTACTCCTCCACGGTCGCCGTGGACAACGCCCGCGAAGCCACCCAGATCCACGGCGGCTACGGCTTCATGAACGAGTACCCGGTGGCCCGCATGTGGCGCGACTCCAAGATCCTGGAGATCGGCGAGGGCACGAGCGAGGTCCAACGCATGCTGATCGCCCGCGAGTTGGGCCTGACCGGCTGA
- the desA gene encoding lysine decarboxylase DesA translates to MRSHLLNGLTAETYRRSVTEGVERVAARLATAASPFTGITVDDLAPRVDSVDLDRPLGDTAAALDELEEVYLRDAVYFHHPRYLAHLNCPVVIPAVVGEAVLSAVNSSLDTWDQSAGGTLIERKLIDWTNARIGLGPAADGVFTSGGTQSNLQALLLAREETKAESFGRLRIFTSEVSHFSVKKSAKLLGLGPDSVVVIPADHDKRMHTLALAHELERCVQDGLVPMAVVATAGTTDFGSIDPLPEIAELCAQFDVWMHVDAAYGCGLLTSLKHRRRIDGIERADSVTVDYHKSFFQPVSSSAVLVRDAATLRHATYHADYLNPRRMVQERIPNQVDKSLQTTRRFDALKLWMTLRVMGADGIGELFDEVCELAQEGWRLLAADPRYDVVVAPSLSTLVFRYIPATVTDPAEIDRANLYARKALFASGDAVVAGTKVGGRHYLKFTLLNPETTADDIAAVLDLIAGHAEQYLGESLDRAS, encoded by the coding sequence ATGCGCTCGCACCTGCTCAATGGCCTCACCGCGGAGACGTACCGCCGCTCCGTGACCGAAGGAGTAGAGCGGGTGGCGGCCAGACTCGCCACCGCCGCAAGCCCGTTCACCGGCATCACCGTCGACGACCTCGCTCCCCGCGTCGACTCCGTCGATCTCGACCGGCCGCTCGGCGACACCGCCGCCGCGCTGGACGAGCTGGAGGAGGTCTACCTCCGCGACGCCGTCTACTTCCACCACCCCCGCTACCTCGCCCACCTCAACTGCCCGGTCGTCATCCCGGCGGTGGTCGGCGAGGCCGTGCTCTCCGCGGTCAACTCCTCCCTGGACACCTGGGACCAGTCGGCCGGGGGCACGCTCATCGAGCGGAAACTGATCGACTGGACCAACGCCCGCATCGGCCTCGGCCCCGCCGCCGACGGCGTGTTCACCTCCGGCGGCACCCAGTCCAACCTCCAGGCCCTGCTGCTGGCCCGCGAGGAGACCAAGGCCGAGTCCTTCGGCCGACTGCGGATCTTCACCTCCGAGGTCAGCCACTTCAGCGTCAAGAAGTCCGCCAAACTCCTCGGCCTCGGACCGGACTCGGTCGTCGTCATCCCGGCCGACCACGACAAGCGGATGCACACCCTCGCGCTCGCCCACGAGCTGGAGCGCTGCGTCCAGGACGGCCTGGTCCCGATGGCCGTCGTCGCCACCGCGGGCACCACCGACTTCGGCTCCATCGACCCGCTCCCCGAAATCGCGGAACTCTGCGCGCAGTTCGATGTGTGGATGCACGTGGACGCCGCCTACGGCTGCGGACTGCTCACCTCGCTGAAGCACCGGAGGCGCATCGACGGCATCGAGCGCGCCGACTCGGTCACCGTCGACTACCACAAGTCCTTCTTCCAGCCGGTGAGTTCCTCCGCCGTGCTGGTCCGGGACGCGGCCACCCTGCGGCACGCCACCTACCACGCGGACTACCTGAACCCCCGCCGCATGGTGCAGGAGCGCATCCCCAACCAGGTCGACAAGTCCCTCCAGACCACCCGCCGCTTCGACGCGCTCAAGCTGTGGATGACGCTGCGCGTGATGGGCGCCGACGGCATCGGCGAACTCTTCGACGAGGTCTGCGAACTGGCCCAGGAGGGCTGGCGGCTGCTCGCCGCCGACCCGCGCTACGACGTGGTCGTCGCGCCCTCGCTGTCCACCCTGGTCTTCCGCTACATCCCGGCGACCGTCACCGACCCGGCCGAGATCGACCGCGCCAACCTCTACGCCCGCAAGGCCCTGTTCGCCTCCGGCGACGCCGTGGTCGCGGGCACCAAGGTCGGCGGCCGCCACTACCTGAAGTTCACCCTGCTCAACCCCGAGACCACGGCCGACGACATCGCCGCCGTCCTCGACCTGATCGCCGGCCACGCCGAGCAGTACCTGGGAGAGTCCCTTGACCGCGCTTCCTGA
- a CDS encoding acetyl-CoA carboxylase biotin carboxylase subunit, whose product MFDTVLVANRGEIAVRVVRTLRALGVRSVAVFSDADADARHVREADTAVRIGPAPASESYLSVERLLEAAARTGAQAVHPGYGFLAENAGFARACEEAGLVFIGPSADAIALMGDKIRAKETVRAAGVPVVPGSSGSGLTDAELADAAREIGMPVLLKPSAGGGGKGMRLVRDESALAEEIAAARREARASFGDDTLLVERWIDRPRHIEIQVLADGHGNVVHLGERECSLQRRHQKIIEEAPSVLLDEATRAAMGEAAVQAARSCGYRGAGTVEFIVPGNDPSSYYFMEMNTRLQVEHPVTELITGLDLVEWQLRVAAGEPLGFAQEDVTLTGHAVEARICAEDPSRGFLPSGGTVLLLAEPQGDGVRTDSGLSEGTEVGSLYDPMLSKVIAYGPDRATALRKLRAALAETVTLGVPTNAGFLRRLLAHPAVVAGELDTGLVERAVDDLIPDEVPEEVYEAAAAVRLEELRPTGDGWVDPFSVPDGWRLSGTPKPVSFPLRVAGLEPVTRAARAAEVTDDRVTVTLDGVRHTFRRAADWLGRDGDAWQVRDHDPVAASLSRSAHAGADSLTAPMPGTVTVVKVAVGDVVEAGQSLLVVEAMKMEHVVSAPHAGTVAELDVTPGSTVAMDQVLAVIAPKEPKGETE is encoded by the coding sequence GTGTTCGACACAGTGCTGGTCGCCAACCGGGGCGAGATCGCCGTACGGGTCGTCCGTACGCTCCGTGCGCTCGGCGTGCGCTCGGTGGCGGTCTTCTCCGACGCCGACGCCGACGCGCGGCACGTCCGGGAGGCCGACACGGCCGTCCGGATCGGCCCCGCCCCGGCTTCGGAGAGCTATCTGTCGGTGGAGCGGCTGCTGGAGGCCGCCGCCCGCACCGGCGCCCAGGCCGTCCACCCCGGCTACGGCTTCCTCGCCGAGAACGCCGGCTTCGCGCGCGCCTGCGAGGAGGCGGGGCTCGTCTTCATCGGGCCGTCCGCCGACGCCATCGCCCTGATGGGCGACAAGATCCGGGCCAAGGAGACGGTGCGGGCGGCCGGGGTGCCGGTCGTGCCGGGGTCCAGCGGCAGCGGGCTCACCGACGCCGAACTGGCCGACGCCGCCCGCGAGATCGGGATGCCGGTGCTGCTCAAGCCCTCGGCGGGCGGCGGCGGCAAGGGCATGCGCCTGGTGCGGGACGAGAGCGCGCTGGCCGAGGAGATCGCGGCCGCCCGCCGCGAGGCCCGCGCCTCCTTCGGCGACGACACCCTGCTGGTTGAGCGGTGGATCGACCGCCCGAGGCACATCGAGATCCAGGTGCTCGCCGACGGCCACGGAAACGTGGTCCACCTCGGCGAGCGCGAGTGCTCGCTCCAGCGGCGCCACCAGAAGATCATCGAGGAGGCGCCGAGCGTGCTCCTTGACGAGGCGACGCGCGCCGCGATGGGCGAGGCGGCCGTGCAGGCGGCCCGTTCGTGCGGGTACCGGGGCGCGGGCACGGTGGAGTTCATCGTGCCGGGCAACGACCCGTCCTCGTACTACTTCATGGAGATGAACACCCGCCTCCAGGTCGAGCACCCGGTCACCGAGCTGATCACCGGCCTCGACCTGGTCGAGTGGCAGCTCCGGGTCGCCGCCGGTGAGCCGCTGGGCTTCGCCCAGGAGGACGTGACCCTGACCGGGCACGCGGTGGAGGCCCGCATCTGCGCCGAGGACCCCTCCCGCGGCTTCCTCCCCTCGGGCGGCACGGTCCTGCTGCTGGCCGAGCCCCAGGGCGACGGGGTCCGCACCGACTCCGGGCTCAGCGAGGGCACCGAGGTCGGCAGCCTGTACGACCCGATGCTGTCCAAGGTGATCGCCTACGGCCCCGACCGCGCGACCGCCCTGCGCAAGCTGCGCGCCGCCCTGGCGGAGACGGTCACGCTGGGCGTCCCGACCAACGCGGGCTTCCTGCGCAGGCTGCTGGCGCACCCCGCGGTGGTCGCGGGCGAGCTGGACACCGGGCTGGTGGAGCGCGCGGTGGACGACCTGATCCCGGACGAGGTCCCGGAGGAGGTCTACGAGGCTGCGGCGGCCGTACGCCTGGAGGAGCTGCGCCCCACGGGCGACGGCTGGGTGGACCCCTTCTCGGTGCCGGACGGCTGGCGGCTGAGCGGGACCCCGAAGCCGGTGTCGTTCCCGCTGCGTGTCGCGGGACTCGAACCCGTCACCCGGGCCGCCCGCGCTGCCGAGGTCACCGACGACCGGGTGACCGTGACCCTGGACGGCGTCCGCCACACCTTCCGCCGCGCCGCCGACTGGCTCGGGCGGGACGGTGACGCCTGGCAGGTGCGCGACCACGACCCGGTCGCCGCCTCGCTGAGCCGCTCCGCGCACGCGGGCGCCGACTCGCTGACCGCGCCCATGCCGGGCACGGTGACGGTGGTGAAGGTGGCCGTGGGCGACGTGGTCGAGGCCGGGCAGAGCCTGCTGGTGGTGGAGGCGATGAAGATGGAGCACGTCGTCTCCGCCCCGCACGCGGGCACGGTCGCCGAACTCGACGTGACGCCCGGCAGCACGGTCGCCATGGACCAGGTGCTGGCCGTCATCGCGCCGAAGGAGCCGAAGGGGGAGACGGAATGA